gctcgtgtaccaaatttggtgaagatatctcaatatttactcaagttatcgtgttaacgggcagacgggcgtacggacggacggacgtacgtacggacggacatggcacaatcaaatttttttttcgatactgaggattttgatataagaaagtctatatctgtctcgattcctttatacctgtacaaccaaccattatccaatcaaagttaatatactctgtgtgcaaagcacgctgagtataaaagcaTTTTTCAAATCGTAGCTTACTGTGCGGAGCTTTACATTAAATCGAAATTTAATGACTTGATTTTGTTGAAGCAATATTTTGCTTTTCTTTAACACCACGATAGTAGTTGACAATTAATTTCAAATTTCCAAGCTAGCGAAAAACGTAGCTTTCAAACGCCGGTAGTGACCAACccctaaatacatatgtatattattttttcgACCAAGCCTCATCTTTTACACCAAATAATCGAAATatttatgaaaatcaaaaataataggcattttctttatttttaaacacTGTGATAAATAACTATAGGATAATTAGCATAATTTTAGGATGATTAGCATATTATACTGTAATCGAATAAAATAAATATAGTaatgttgtaaaaaaaaaaaaataccaaaaacataaaaacaaaggCAACTAGTTGAGTCATGTTCGAGTTTTAGTTCAACGCGAGGTGCAACCTGCAACATGGCAAACTCAGTGCAGCAAGCAACCAATCGGTGACTGTGTAGTCTGTGggaactttacaataaaattgttGCTAATctattcttttttcttttcattctcTTCCCTTTTTATGCTTTATAGGGCTCATTACTGCTACCGGATCAAACGACAGTCAGTCTACAATATAGTCTTTCACCTAAACAGAAACTGATTAATATCACTGATTGGCATTGTGGCAAGGTTTGTGCTTAATTTGTTATATGGGGCTTTTCACGTCAAGTGTTCCCACTCGAAAAACTTGATATCTTCAAAATCCACAAAAGTTGGTGAACATGTTGTCATTATGTGGTATGTCACCCGGGCAGTAGGAGTGAACGAAAATGTAAGCGGATTGCGATGATACAGGGTGTCGAAAGTAGGATTCTTTTCCttgataattaaaaaacaaaaaaacaagatttgCATGATTATAGTACTTTTACTGTACCTTCCGAAAACAATtattaaacaataattttacCAACTTTTGTAATTTGatataatttttcaactttttcaaattttgcaaCCTTTTGAAAATGAGTCTGCTTCGATTACACAGGCCTgcaaaaatggtttttttttttgttttggatcaGGAAGTCATTTCCGACGTATTTTTGCGCGCTGAGTCCGAATCCGTCCTCAGATTTGGACAACAGACCCCAACTTGAATTGACCATATCTTGGGAAAAAAATCGAATCGAGGCGTTCGAAAATAGATTTTGTGGGGAAAGAGTTGTTCTCAAAGATACTGTAAGCAGATTTGCACAAATAATttcctattattaaaatataaacttaaaaaatgctaaaaacagcgtttttccacatttaggttaggatatctcaaaaatctAGCGTGCTGGACCAAATCTGAGGACGGATTCGGACTCAGCACGCAGAAATACGCCAGAAATGACTGCCTGATCCGAAACAAAAAACCGTGCAGGCCTGTGTTATTTGTGTTGCTCGAAATAAAGAGTTCAAAAAATGTACAGGATAATTTGTAGTGCattgtaaatttttatatataataaaaatcgaAGCAGGCTCATTTTGCAAAAAGTTGCgaaatttgaaaaagttaaaaaatatgatTACAATAATTggtcaaatatttttaaaataattttttatgaaaagtacggaagAAGTACTAAAAGAATCATCCAAATCTTGTTTCTGTACGTTGAAATTTAGTGGtctaaatatattgtaacgaatttagggaaattccgcttattccaaaccttctgctaacgttcgaatcgctaaactgttgaataaataactccaatattcaataatgcagaatggtctttattagactactttgaaattcttcacaataacacatacttcacaactaatagcgcgtttaaatcaaaactgattactgactactcagcttgtgctgcttttatactctctgttaccttgtccgcatatttctccaaatgtctagacgtttctccttctagaatctactacttggttaccacctatatgcatgtgtatttgtagtttatagcctctcgcatagccatatgcgtgtgaatatgtgagtactacttcggctgatgattacatgtgtttatgagtatctctccgttgccttgtatgtatgtgtgtagatgataaTTGATTtgttacgtacatacgagtggctgcttagtatcggcttagtgatggtagtatcgctggttgatactaatattcgtcacaatatattaaaaaaaaaaaaaatcgcaaaaaataAAAGCTAATTTTCGACACCCTCTACCATCGCAATTCGTTCATATTTCGGTCACTCCTTTTTCACGGGTGATGTAACCTATAATGAGAAAATGTTCACAAACTATGGTGGATTTTGGATATGTCAAGTTTTTCGAGTGCGAACACTTGACGTGAAAAgtctcatatacatatgtatatgagtgTTTCTctcaaatataatattttttttatttttctttaaatataattttagTGTGGCGTTTTGAATTTTAAACGACGCGATGTATGTTTCAAATGCTATGCCACACGTGAGGATTGTGAAAAAATTGGCGAGGGTAGCGAAGAAGTTAGCAACATCTTAACCAAAAGTACttacatatattatattaaacaaattaatctaAGCAAACTAATGaatgcaaattttaaaataagcttaacgcatacatatgtatatagcctTAATATTGATTTGAACTAAAAATTCTACTCTGTCCCAATCCAATACTTCAATGCAGAGATTATGTTACGCAATTTGGATACATTAACCACAGAAGAGACTGTACTCACTGCAATGCAACAGCATGTACCGGAGTTGGCGAGCAAAATAACGAAAATACTCGTTAGTCGCGATACATTAACGCAGACATCACGTGGTATTTGTTATTTGAATTTTGATAGTTTAATTGATTCGATGAATCTGTATACGTCCTTGAAAACGTTGGATCCACCGTTGGAAATTGATAATCGACAATGTAAGTTTGATGTTAATTTTATTAAGTTAGTACACAATCTTATATGAGGAGttcaaaaacaaaacgcaataagtgcatcATTAACTTTTTTTGAGATGTTGGTGGGATTTAAATTCACTTTTTTAAATCCTATGCAATAACCTTTATGGCAAGTAAAAAACAGCAAATATAGCCTCTCTGGAACACTCCAAAaaatcagggacggaaaataataataatttttttttcggagtcgaaaaagtccccGTAAAAAATTTGTCCtatgtgaaaatgtttgagttcccaggtatccctatagcaatatcatgtcgaatcatgcatcctttttatttttcgaactttttccataaaagtccacatataaaagtaaaatctctatttttattttttgagtccgatagaactagttaaactcagacttttaaaaataaaagttaaatccggacttattttttaaggccaaaataaaagtccggcttgataacaaagaaacggcttatccgaattaaaaatttgtattttttatttttttgagtccgatagaactagtttttaaggccaaaatagcagtccggcttgataacaaagaaacgacttatcaaaaaataaaaatccgaaaataatttttatatttaaagtccaaaattaatagttttgcaaggaattatattataaaaggaataacaggtTCAGCCCCTGCAAAAAATACGTTTCATCGCAAAACGCAATAATTTCATACAATTCTAACAATTTTTGCCTTGCAAATTTTGTTATATGAATGGGGATAATTTGTGGAGTACCGGTATACTCCTTAAGGTTGCTTTAAGAATATTTAAGGGTATACGAGTACTCCATCCTCATACGTATAAAAAAATATGGTGCAATTTACATTGCGATGTCCTGGGCCAGGATCAATTACTTCAGCTCGGAACACTCCTTCATAGTACTCCATGGAACACCTACGGGCGAGAGCTttccaaaaaatcataaaaaatattgaatggACTATTCACAAGCAATACTAGAGCTGGAACATGTACTACATATTGGAGAACTAATATGACGAAAATGgtacacattagggtgggtcaaatttactgttaaaacgtcacatccagtttctgaatctatgggtcatactgagtaatattgtccatgggacgaatagcggctctcacaaataaaacacatgaaaataaatgtaaaattcggatttggattgggatataaaattttctaacaaaattagggaggctcgaaattcatttcagacctatggtcccatggacaatattactcagtatgacccatagattattcagaaactggatgtgaacctgaagttttttcccccatttttccccatacaatttgacccgccctagtaCACATGCTTCAACTAAATAACAAAAACTGTTTACACCAAAGTGAACACACTGCAATAACTTCCAAACCAAAACGCATTAATTCCAGAAGATTtcaaaccaaaacgcaataagtaaATTTTTTCAGACGAAAACGCAATAATTGCAAACAACGACTTTCTGTCGTAACTTCAAATCTAGATGTCCGATAAATGTGATTTTTTGGCTGCATGTGCGTTTTTCCATAACTGCTATAATATCATAGGTATCGTTTGAAAATATGGCTCCATTTAACACGGAGGTTTTTCTCATTTATCTAGAAACTTTTTATGAGTcaattattgcgttttggtttgcAACTTATATTAATTATCACATTTCTTCTTCAGTAATCGTCACCTATTGTATTGATCATGAGAATCGACAAATTGTACCCAAGAAAACCGAATCAATACCAACTGCACCTCCGCCGCCTACTATTGGCCCTATGACAGCTGCTGAAATGATAGCTTCCTCAGGTCTTAATACAGCTGCAGAATATACAATGGCTGATGTGCCGCGTTTAGCTGAATACAGTGCCGCCATATACGCTTCAACACCAGCTGAACATGCACAATATTTGAAATACTATACCGACTATTATGTTGGTGAAATAAGTAAAGGTCATTATGGCAATTTGCCAAGCTCTGCACAATTAGCTGAAACATCAGCAAATTCTGGTGCGGCTGTAGCACTCTCGGCAATACAACGTAAACAAAAGAAAATGAGCGTCATTGAAACGACAGCAACACAAGCGGCGGCTGCTGCAGCTGCAGCCGCAGCAGCGGCAAAAGCTGCTTTAGCATTGAAGAGTATCGTAACGCCGAGAGGAAATGATGGCAAGACTTATCGTAAGACATTATAAAATTTatgggtaacgttttacaagacggtgaaCTACCTAAtttttagcaaaaattaaaaaagggggcatcaaaagacgcgtttcgatcacCGTTTTGGAATTCGAAAGCGGATATTGCagattttatttctgtcgaaagatatttacaaaaaaccagaacatgaccccgagagggtccgaaatcaGGGCCAAAACCCATAGCTTGtattgcacagaacacctttcgatttataaaaataaccctgggtgggtccaacacctgcTTGGGGATCAAAATTGTATCCgcgcagaacacatttctgcaagaaatctggcaaaatataacaaccacatggaaatttggaccaattattatactcagctgagcagggctcacagagtatattaattttgttcgcataacggtaatccgtaacgacgtaaactaatcgagatagatatagacttctatatatcaaaatgatctgggcgaaaaaagaaattcacttagccatgtccgtccgtccgtctgtccataaacGCGAtgactttagtaaattttgaggtatcttgattaaatttggtatgtaggttcctgggcactcatctttgTTCGCTGTTTgcaatgaaccaaatcggactataaccacgcccacttcttcgatatcgaaaattacgaaaaaccgaaaaggtgcgataattcattaccaaagacggataaagctccgcccattttcatttaatttgtctagaatacttttaataccataagtcgaacaaatccttaccaatccttgtgaaatttggcaggggtatagattctatgacgataactcttttatgtggaaatgggcgaaatcggttgaagccacgcccagtttttatacacagtcgaccgtcggccgttaacacgataacttgagcaaaaatcgatatatctttactaaacttagttcacgtacttgaactcactttatcttggtataaaaaatggccgaaatccgactatgaccacgcccactttttcgatatcgaaaattacgaaaaatgaaaaaaaatgtcataattctataccaaatatgaaaaaagggatgaaacatggtaattggattggtttattgacgcaaaatataactttagaaaaaattttgtaaaatgggtgtgacacctaccatattatgtagaagaaaatgaaaaagttctgcagggaggaatcaaaagcccttggaatcttgacaggaatactgttcgtggtattacatatataaattaattagcggtacccgacagatgatgttttgtgtcactctggcccacattttggtcgatatctcgaaaacgccttcacatatataacttagggtcactcccttttaaaaccctcattatacctttaatttgataccaatatcgtacaaacacaatatagagtcacaatggcgatatctcgaaaaggcgtccacctatagaactaagcccacgaccttttaaaatactcattaacacctttcatttgatacccatatcgtacaaacaaattctagaatcactcctggtccacctttatggcgatatctcgaaaaggcgcccacctatataactaagcccacgaccttttaaaatactcattaacacctttcatttgatacccatatcgtacaaacaaattctagagtcagccctggtccacctttatgacgatatccctaaatggcgtccacctatagaactatggcccactccctctaaaaataccctttaataccttccatttgatacacatgtcatacaaacacattccagggttaccctaggttcattttcctacatggtgattttcccttattttgtctccaaagctctcagctgagtacgtaatttcggttacacccgaacttagccttccttacttgtttttgataaaaattaggtggtgcaccgtcttgcgaaatgttaccaatttattgtaaaaaattattACATTATAAAAGTTAATTTACTTGAGAATACTTAacttatatttttatgtatttcttaCTCAGCCACACCCGATGTCTCGTTGTATCAGTATGATGAAACTTCAGGTTATTATTATGATCCCACAACTGGTCTGTACTATGATGCACATTCGCAATATTACTACAATAGTGAAACGGGCGCTTACCTATATTGGGATCAACGTAAGAGTACATATGTGCTGGCAACACCAGCTGCTACAACTGCGGCTGCAGAGGATGCCATAAAAGAGGATGCGGCAAAGGGGGAAGCAGCGGCCGCGGCAACTGTTGCTACTACTGCAGCGCCGAATGCTGACGAAGAAAAGAAAGATAAAAAGGATTCAACAAATAAGCATGATAAAGTTAAGGTTGCTAAAAAAATAGTTAAGGATATGGAAAAGTGGGCTAAGCAATTGAATCAAAAGAAAGATTATACAGTTGTAGCAACGCCGCAACCTATATTGCCTTCGCGTGGCGATGAACCAGCCGGACGCTCAGCGGGCTCTAGCGCACAATCATCGAGTGGTTATGCCGATGTTGGTTTTTCAATTTTGGAGAAGAAAGAACGTCCTAAATTAGTTGATTATATGCCAGCAACAGCGACGAGTAATAACAAACTTACAGCATATGCTTCTGATTCGGATGATGAACATGCTGGTCCGTCAACTGTGGCATTGGGTGCATCTGTTGTCGGTGAAGCTAGTGAAAAGGATTATGTTGATTTTCAGAAACTTACATGTCTCTTGTGTAAACGCGGTTTTCAATCTTTGGATATATTACAAAAGCATTTAAAAATGTCAAATTTACAtaaagaaaatttacaaaaattcaaTATGTCGCGTGCAGCCGCAACCGCAGCCGCAGCCGCAGCCACAGCATCTAGCGCTAGCACTTCCGCTGATTCATTCAATGCAGCTTTATCGTAagtgttttttttacatatttaatgCTGCTTATATTTAACAAACATTTTACGCATTACAGTTATAGAGACCGCGCAAAAGAGCGTCGCCAAAAATATGGCGAAAGTGATCCACCTGTTACAAATCGTACTCGTGAACGTTTTGCATTGGAAATGAAATCCATGGCAGCGCGTCAAACATCGCATGCAGAAGCGCCACCAATGCCGATAAGTTCCACAAATGTTGGCAGTCGTTTGTTACAAAAAATGGGTTGGTCTGAAGGACAAGGACTTGGACGCAAAAATCAAGGACGTACAAGCATTATAGAGGTTAGTTTAAAATACAGCACTTATAGTACGCATGTTCAGCAATATATTTGATTATGCTTTTTTTTAAAGGCGGAAGCACGCTCGTCTTCTGTAGGATTGGGTAATAAAGCTGGCATTTCACCCGGTGAAGACTACAAAACCTATATAAAGAAAATGATGAAATCACGCTATGAATCCGTCTGATTCTTTTGCTTGTTTAAGCATTTATTTTGAAGTTCAAAATTTGAACGCATTGTATAATAGTTTTgcgtgattattattattataagtttTCTATTCAAATCAGTTCATATTAAAAACGATCTGTGTTTAAGTGCATTGACACATTTTATAAATAGCTAATGTGTCTATAAAAAGGTCTTCAATTATTTGCCGAAAAGGCGTACAGTGATTATCTTTGAATATTTGTACATTATTCTCTCGGTAATTAAATGTATATTCAAAAAGAATAATCATAGTCATAAataaataagtttgaattttattTGAAATAGCGACGTATCAGCTACGAAAAACAAaagaatttaaaaagaaaaaaataaaattacaaaaaccacCACATGTGTCATACACAGGGATTTTGTGCGTGATGTGTGACTCCTTCGATTATTCCCAAAAAACATTTTcgtcaattctcagtttgagatacatttgagaatcagtccatttctcacatttcaaacgttagttttcaaatgcatttcaaataaccgttgatagcactctcaagctaaaaggcacatttttattatggaatttttctttttttcaaattgaGATGTTTTGGATTCTCAgctttttctcaaacgagaataaagcggaacgaaatggattccgtttaacttaaaaaatttttttaaattattttattttcaagtttttagtctttatttaattgcctattatttctcattctatttagttcatttagtgactcattattacaaggaatctttcctgacaatttgttacaacctaagtcctcaatatataatccATCCAAAGActctactcgactctgcgccatgtatgcttgtccctcctccaactccaaaatattttgatgtcacttctaccggactgtatgcaatatttgttccaaatatgagccaaatcgggcatcataggtcgatttctattcttgcatgtattatgtgttccaaatatgagccaaatcggaccacaaatgcgaatttgcgaatatctcgatatttgcgccacctagcggcgatttttttcttattattgcattgtcatcgggttctgaactacattccaagtttcaagcttgtagcttatcgggaagttactttacttttaattacaagattcgtccacaacggccgtgcagcctgtcaactcaagctaaataaaaccgtttaaaaatgtataaatacttccttattttttcacttcaACTCAATAAAATCGGTTGTTTACTTTTCCAGCTAAAGTATGTAAATtagaccctcactagggtaggcaccttgtcgttgatgtgagggcttagccgaactccatagcgcccgactatgaggcggagctgtttaggactgataTCTACGCCATTTCggtcataggagggcggcgggatgtcggtgaccaagaactgccaaccccctaatccaaggTGTTATGCgggccgtgcctattggacgatttgcagccaggggataaattcggctgtattcgaacggagccttcccgataccgggccacctcgggaagtattaatggccttaccacagtaaggggcgttgctgtggcggacggttctttccctgtatataatactggaccgctgagcccaccttgtcgggcaggtggtcgtacgaccaagatgaacgactcattacctgattgtaataaggacgatgtaaagaggaggactgagtcgcaatccaaggacgacaaatacgaattaagcgatgcgtcggactcggggagtgaGAGTAGTGCttattcaatgaactccgtgttggagaagcacacaaatgaaaacggagtagaagagtggagaagggtacggagcagaggaagtaaaagagctctcttgcagtaccgtgcagcactaagaattgtacaacgcttggcaGCAGTGGTCGACCcgacagaagtggagatcgagcgcttggaatgggcccatgaagcggtagaagtaggtcgaaggcagttcaaaaggtttgctacgAGAAACCCAccgttctgcaaccggtacgaggaggaagaaacgtcgaatggcagaatgaagaggcaacggaaggcgacaagcctgctttaaagaggcagaaaggacccagtcctagagccgcgaggcagggcagtcgcatagacaagacaagtaggcccaaagctgtaagatgggctccaatagcgaggtaccaactacctcgaaagctgcgagtcagagggaagttccaattaccgaagtaggagataagccaaagggagataatgtTAAGGCTCCGGCTTTcccggaggcgctaaagggagttaacgctaagactccggctttctcggaggtgccaaagagagataacactaagactcctgcttttcccgagaagatgagtgatgtggcaaagcagtcactgactgtggcgctggttgatcg
The DNA window shown above is from Eurosta solidaginis isolate ZX-2024a chromosome 2, ASM4086904v1, whole genome shotgun sequence and carries:
- the LOC137240993 gene encoding RNA-binding protein 5-A-like isoform X1, whose protein sequence is MDRSEFFTCSRSPGGRRYRNGGGNISSVMGGGSRRDYRRYSRSRSRSRSRERGREQNFRNHNTRSRSRDRIGPHRRGGSVEKDLYRDIIYDDYQDDKIYNNRGHRGGRGDDDFADERERFWNERARDKGRDYERERERERERDYDRERERRDNRHSIKYSRRYEDSDDSDDSIHKHCNNKIPSNTIIVLGLQSHITEADLMSTLIQKGMTASIRLIRKRQTGASRGFAFVEFSTVDEAVRWMELNQGSLLLPDQTTVSLQYSLSPKQKLINITDWHCGKCGVLNFKRRDVCFKCYATREDCEKIGEGSEEVSNILTKKIMLRNLDTLTTEETVLTAMQQHVPELASKITKILVSRDTLTQTSRGICYLNFDSLIDSMNLYTSLKTLDPPLEIDNRQLIVTYCIDHENRQIVPKKTESIPTAPPPPTIGPMTAAEMIASSGLNTAAEYTMADVPRLAEYSAAIYASTPAEHAQYLKYYTDYYVGEISKGHYGNLPSSAQLAETSANSGAAVALSAIQRKQKKMSVIETTATQAAAAAAAAAAAAKAALALKSIVTPRGNDGKTYPTPDVSLYQYDETSGYYYDPTTGLYYDAHSQYYYNSETGAYLYWDQRKSTYVLATPAATTAAAEDAIKEDAAKGEAAAAATVATTAAPNADEEKKDKKDSTNKHDKVKVAKKIVKDMEKWAKQLNQKKDYTVVATPQPILPSRGDEPAGRSAGSSAQSSSGYADVGFSILEKKERPKLVDYMPATATSNNKLTAYASDSDDEHAGPSTVALGASVVGEASEKDYVDFQKLTCLLCKRGFQSLDILQKHLKMSNLHKENLQKFNMSRAAATAAAAAATASSASTSADSFNAALSYRDRAKERRQKYGESDPPVTNRTRERFALEMKSMAARQTSHAEAPPMPISSTNVGSRLLQKMGWSEGQGLGRKNQGRTSIIEAEARSSSVGLGNKAGISPGEDYKTYIKKMMKSRYESV
- the LOC137240993 gene encoding RNA-binding protein 5-A-like isoform X2, coding for MDRSSRSPGGRRYRNGGGNISSVMGGGSRRDYRRYSRSRSRSRSRERGREQNFRNHNTRSRSRDRIGPHRRGGSVEKDLYRDIIYDDYQDDKIYNNRGHRGGRGDDDFADERERFWNERARDKGRDYERERERERERDYDRERERRDNRHSIKYSRRYEDSDDSDDSIHKHCNNKIPSNTIIVLGLQSHITEADLMSTLIQKGMTASIRLIRKRQTGASRGFAFVEFSTVDEAVRWMELNQGSLLLPDQTTVSLQYSLSPKQKLINITDWHCGKCGVLNFKRRDVCFKCYATREDCEKIGEGSEEVSNILTKKIMLRNLDTLTTEETVLTAMQQHVPELASKITKILVSRDTLTQTSRGICYLNFDSLIDSMNLYTSLKTLDPPLEIDNRQLIVTYCIDHENRQIVPKKTESIPTAPPPPTIGPMTAAEMIASSGLNTAAEYTMADVPRLAEYSAAIYASTPAEHAQYLKYYTDYYVGEISKGHYGNLPSSAQLAETSANSGAAVALSAIQRKQKKMSVIETTATQAAAAAAAAAAAAKAALALKSIVTPRGNDGKTYPTPDVSLYQYDETSGYYYDPTTGLYYDAHSQYYYNSETGAYLYWDQRKSTYVLATPAATTAAAEDAIKEDAAKGEAAAAATVATTAAPNADEEKKDKKDSTNKHDKVKVAKKIVKDMEKWAKQLNQKKDYTVVATPQPILPSRGDEPAGRSAGSSAQSSSGYADVGFSILEKKERPKLVDYMPATATSNNKLTAYASDSDDEHAGPSTVALGASVVGEASEKDYVDFQKLTCLLCKRGFQSLDILQKHLKMSNLHKENLQKFNMSRAAATAAAAAATASSASTSADSFNAALSYRDRAKERRQKYGESDPPVTNRTRERFALEMKSMAARQTSHAEAPPMPISSTNVGSRLLQKMGWSEGQGLGRKNQGRTSIIEAEARSSSVGLGNKAGISPGEDYKTYIKKMMKSRYESV